One Candidatus Binataceae bacterium genomic region harbors:
- a CDS encoding DMT family protein — protein MVRIFRRFQPATGPGRGKDYFSGKLTILLLFCSNTFMTIAWYGHLRFRDRPLMLVIVVSWLIAFAEYCFRVPANRIGYGQFSGYQLKIIQEAIPLIVFAVFAYFYLREAPRWNYLLSFVCLMGAVMFAFWGRV, from the coding sequence ATGGTTAGAATTTTTCGGCGTTTCCAGCCTGCTACTGGACCGGGACGGGGAAAGGATTATTTTTCTGGCAAGCTGACGATCCTTCTGCTCTTCTGCTCGAACACCTTCATGACGATAGCGTGGTACGGCCATCTGCGGTTTCGAGACCGACCGCTGATGCTGGTGATCGTGGTGAGCTGGCTGATTGCCTTTGCGGAGTATTGCTTTCGGGTTCCCGCGAATCGAATCGGGTACGGGCAATTTTCTGGTTACCAGCTTAAGATCATCCAGGAAGCAATCCCCCTGATCGTCTTTGCCGTCTTCGCCTACTTTTATTTGAGGGAGGCGCCGCGTTGGAACTACCTTCTGTCGTTCGTATGTCTTATGGGTGCGGTTATGTTCGCCTTCTGGGGGAGGGTGTAA